A region of the Phoenix dactylifera cultivar Barhee BC4 chromosome 10, palm_55x_up_171113_PBpolish2nd_filt_p, whole genome shotgun sequence genome:
ccattatgaCCTAGAAGTCATGGATTTGAAACCTCTCCACACATGGGGATAAGGTTGTATAaatctgatcctccataaacccAGCAATGGAGTGATCCTTATGCATTGGGCGGCCTTTATCTTTGGTGCTAAGGCAAAGTTACGATCATTTAAAAAGAAATCATATTTTAAGAATTATCCATGCAACTTGGTAGCAGGGAGTTTATTCTTGCAAGTAGCTAGAAGTCAAGAAACTATGACTACTAACTCTAAGAGATGCACCCACAATAAGCATTAAAAATTCGAGGACAAAGAAAAGTAGATGTTACTGGGAGTGCTGGAGAAGTCTTAAAACTTTAGGTTCTAAATTATTTTGCATCCATAGATATTTGGGATAAATATTAGAAGGCAATTTGGATGGTGTTTAGAGAGACTATTGGGTTAGAACTCTTTAAACTAAGGGCTCTGTTTCTTAGTTGAACAAGAAGACGTTCTTGATTGGAAAAGCatattgtctttaggaagcaTATTTTGAGTGAAATTAGCATTGAAAAATCTTTTCTGGCTATGTATTGGATATAGAGTTTCCTCATGTCCCAAGGATTGTGGTACAGAGTGAGAGGGTTCTTGCATAAGACTATATAAGTTTCAATAACATTAATGAAATGCTAAATTTTCCTTATTGAAAGTTACCTTTATTGTCgctttcttgtttttttaacCTAAAATTTGGTGTTAAGAAGGCATAATGTTCTTTTGAAACAAGGTCTACTATGCCAGAACTGGGGCTTGGATTGGTTGCTTGGCAGCACGGGTCAGTATGCCCCTGTACCGTTCTGTGCTGGGCCCGTACTGACACAGTAGAGGAGGCAGGAGAGAGGGGgaatgggagagaggaaaagagagagaaaaggaagagagagggagggagagatcaCTTCCGTGCcggcctccctctctcttccttcctctcgctctccctcccttccctgctcgctttctctcttttcctctttttccttctccttctccttctcttctattGAAAGCTTTTCGTTTCGGTTGCCGGAACTGTCCCGGTCCGCCACTGGTACGGCTCGGTACGTCCTGAACCATCCGGTTCGAAATGGTTCCACCGACCATGCTTTGAACCGCttcaacttttctttttttgttttcaaataaTAAAAGGTATATGGTAAAATCTGGGTTGTTGATGCCTTGTTTTTATAGGATTTAGAATGGGATGATGAATGATATCTTTTGCATGTCTGCTCGCAAAACTTCACATCCCAACAGTTGCATGATTGTATGATATGTGCCCTGTGGTTCCCTTACAATCTATAAGAGCAGAATTGAGGAAGCTTTGATGGTAAACagttgcctaaatataagtatTTTATGAGCTTTTCTTGCAAAAGAAACTACAAATTTAATTTAGCTGACCTCTGTAGAAAGTGAGATGTGAATATGAAACATGATGTGAACACTACTAAGAATGCTTGCTCTAATTCTGCCTATCTTTTAGTAATTCTCTCTTCATGCAACCAAACAAAATCTTAAAGGGCAGACTTTTGCCCTAGAGGTTCATTCTACTGTTAAGAGATCACTTTTTTATCACGCTGGATGCTTTCATTCATCTTGCACTAATAACTAACAACTATGGAGGAGTGTTTTTTCTATCTTACCCAAAGATTGGCAACTACTCCTTCATACGGGTTTGCCTAACCCAAAATCATCTCTCTGGCACAGTACATTTTTGACGGTTGATTCATATTCTTCCTCCCTTGCTTTCTATTGGATTTCTTATACATTTTTGTGTTCCTTCAGTGACCGCTTCCTTCCTGATAAAGCAATTGACTTGATTGATGAAGCTGGTTCTCGTGTGAGGCTACGCCATGCACAGGTATGGCTTTATCTTTTCCCATTCAAACAGGAAGTTTCTCTGCTTGCTGTATTAAGGAAGATCTGTCCTTGCCAGCTTCCCGAGGAGGCCCGAGAACTTGACAAAGAGCTCAGGCAGATCACCAAGGAGAAAAATGAGGCGGTCCGTAGCCAAGATTTTGAGAAGGTATTTGACTATCAATTTCTGATTAACTATCGATTTTGTAATTATTCATATCAAACATTTTGGCAGTTATAAATGAGCTTGAGAGATGGAAGTTGTGTTTCAAACAATATTTGTTTGAGCTGACTGCTCATCTTATTTAGATTTATGTAGTTGTTTCATCTTAATCAGCCTGCCTCATCCCATCTAACCTATATCTACTCTTCTTGgactaaaatatatttttgacagGCTGGGGAGCTTCGTGATCGGGAGATGGAACTGAAGGCGCAGATATCAGCCCTAATTGACAAGGGTAAAGAGAGAAGTAAAGCGGAGAGCGAGGCAGGTGATTCGGGCCCTGTTGTGACAGAAGCAGACATACAACACATTGTGTCTTCTTGGACTGGAATCCCAGTTGAGAAAGTCTCGAGTGATGAGTCAGATCGCCTCCTTAAGATGGAAGAGACTCTTCACAAGCGTGTTATTGGCCAGGACGAGGCTGTCAAAGCCATAAGCCGTGCCATCCGCCGAGCCCGTGTCGGTCTCAAGAATCCCAACCGGCCAATTGCTAGCTTCATATTTTCTGGGCCAACTGGTGTTGGAAAATCAGAGCTGGCTAAGGCACTGGCTGCTTACTACTTTGGCTCTGAGGAAGCCATGATCAGACTAGACATGAGTGAGTTCATGGAGAGACATACAGTCTCCAAGCTCATCGGCTCACCTCCTGGTTATGTTGGGTACACTGAGGGTGGGCAGCTAACTGAAGCAGTTCGCCGTCGCCCCTATACTGTTGTCCTCTTTGATGAGATAGAGAAGGCTCACCCGGATGTATTCAACATGATGCTTCAAATTTTAGAGGATGGGAGGTTAACGGATAGTAAGGGACGAACTGTGGATTTCAAGAACACCCTGCTGATTATGACGTCCAATGTTGGAAGCAGTGTGATTGAGAAGGGAGGGCGTAGGATAGGATTTGATCTTGACTATGATGAGAAAGACAGCAGCTATAATCGAATCAAGAGCCTGGTTACCGAGGAGTTGAAGCAGTATTTCAGGCCCGAATTCTTGAATAGGTTGGATGAAATGATCGTGTTCCGGCAGTTGACAAAGCTTGAGGTAAAGGAAATTGCTGATATAATGCTGAAAGAGgtgtttgagaggctgaaggcTAAGAACATAGAACTTCAAGTTACAGAGAGGTTTAGAGACAGGGTGGTAGAGGAAGGTTATAGCCCAAGCTATGGAGCAAGGCCCTTGAGGAGGGCCATAATGAGGCTCTTGGAGGACAGCTTGGCAGAGAAGATGCTTGCTGGAGAGATCAAAGAGGGAGACTCTGCCATTGTGGATGTTGACTCTGATGGAAATGTTACAGTTCTTAGTGGTGCAACTGGTGTACCAGAGTCCCCAGCTATTCCTGTATGAAGTGTAATAAACAATGTACCATTTAATTGTTGAGCGGTTTCATGTTAATGTACTTCATCTAGGTAGAGGCTACCACAGCAGCAGCAGCCCAATCATCTTATTTGCTGGTTTTAAGTTTGTGACAGCTTACAGCATACAGCCCCATGAATAGAGTCCGGGTAATTAAAGTTTGAGGTTAGGGCACCAAGAAGAGCAAATTAGTTTGACTCATTAAGTCAGAAGGCAGACTTGAGCTATTTCTGTTCTTTATCAAAATTGTGTACTCTGATAGTATTTTCCTGCTCTTTAGCTTCTCTGTACGAACTGGCTAGATTTTATGCAAACTAGCTTGTAATGCATGGTCAGACCTAGTTGTGAATCAAATGCCATATATATTATTCACTGCTCGGAAATTTGTTATTGATCACTTAATCTTCCAGGAGGAGATGCCCAAACTTGCGATGTGTTGGGTGTGCTacctttacctttttcttaattACATAGTCAAGCAATCACTTTTCCATTAGTATGGTGTTCAGGGCTTGGATTGCTTCACAGGAGGCAAGGGAAGGTGACATGCTGTTTGTCTGCTGTTTCTGGTAAGTGAGATCTTCGGAAAACCTTTCACCAGATTTTAGCCCTCAGTTTTATCGATATTAACAGGTTAGCTCAGTCGCTTGTCCATGTATGGCGTAATTGTTTGGTGCCAGCATACTGTGAATAACATTAGAGACTCAGGCTACTACAAGAGAAATTTGTCGGCGTTGTTTCTACAAGAGCTGCAGTTTGTTGctgctgtttcttttttttcttttttcttttttttttacttgtttTTGGCTAACCAGTTAGTTTCATGTTGCTTGATACATGTATCATTTTGCCAAATTCAGCTAGTCTCCTTGTTTGTGAAGATCTGCATCTGTGTATACTGGGGTAGGCACCAGAAATGGGATTCATGAAATAATTCAAGCTATGCACATTAAAACAATTAAATGATCAAAGATGAAGACTGGAAAAGTGTTCCGATCCCACCAAATCCTGCTTGACCTAGTGAGAGAAGTAAATCCTTTTTGTTTTAGCTTATTTATAGTCCAAGTTGATGCATTTCTGGAATGATGAAAAGTGGCTTGTTCACCATCATTCTTCTCTTCTGAATCTGTTGGGCAATAAATCCTTTGCTTGCGCAAGCTAACACGATGTGTCAGATCATTTACTTTGATAACATGCTGCAATTGGAAAAAATTTTGATGCCCAACCAGTGGCCTGTTCCTTTGAAATAGACAAATCTACTAAACACACACTTATATACGATTTGTTGATGTATATTTATTTcatcattatttatttattgattcATTTTGCTGACAAGGTGCAACAATATGTTAAAGATCTGCACTTATAAGCATACTGAAAGATGCAAGGTATGTAATAAGAGTTGATTCTACTTTACAACTTCAGTTTCCAAGTAATGTTCCTCTTTTGTTATGAGGCATTGATTAGAAAATTATCTCAAAGAGGGATATATTTTTTATCATAAATGTGGGCTAATTTTAATGAGTTTGATATGCTGCATTTTATTCCTTGCAGCATTCATGACCTTCTAATCTTCGATGCAGACTTATCTGCAAGAAGAATGACCTTACTAACTTGGAAGACCTCAAAAGAAATATATTAATGGTGAAACTTTTCACTGTAATTGCAGCTTACCACTTGATCTCTTCGTCATGAATCAGATACAACTGGATAATTTTGATTCTACTGGTAGCCGTGAATAGATTATCCGTTTCTCTTTGAGGCGATACTGCTTTGCAATGGGAGTTGCTAGCTGAACAAAAACACACAATCTGTGTTCTTTACACAATTTCTCTACCTCCCAGGTTCAACACATTGACAAACCAGGAATGAATGCTAATCTTGCATACACACGAACACTCAATAAAACTACTGAAAGAAAAGGTGGTGAGGGAGTATGTTAGAATGTCTCTGGTAGTGGTCTGCCTTGAAGAAAAGCTCTGAACAGTACAAGAGACCTCTCAGGCTGTGAGAATGGAGCTTCATGAGAAGCTCCTCTGATGGTTGCAAAGGTTAGGATATCCCCGTAGACTTGAGTCCATCCACCAACCTGTCAGCGGCATCAAAAAATATCAGAATCTGATGCATGTAGAGGAAACCAATATAATCTTAGGAATCTGATTTGGGAACAAATGGAGTTTGGATATACCTGTTTTCCCGCAAACCAAACTCTGTAAGGAACTGTTGTTTTAAGTTTTAGTTCCTTTGCCAATCTCTGCACGAGCGTTCTACTCCCGGTCAAAGGAATGACAGAATCCTGATCTCCACTATAATTGAAGAGAACATAATGTAAGATTTCTACCTCCTTGAAGCCTAAACCTTCggagaaaaaaggaagaaggaagagattgTAGTTCATAATCCATTTCACACTTGATGAATTTGAGCATTTTATTAGTTACCTGTAAACCAATACTGGGATTCCAGACCTGACAAGTGAGCCCACAACTGAAATTGTGGGTATTTCCAAGTTAAGCagctcatactcaagaacaCTGAAAATGCACCAAAAGCATCATAAGAACTAGTAATCTGTGTAGACATGAAACGAGCAAGCTAATGAATCGCATGTCTTCACACAGATGTAATGACATGATCAGCACTGCATTTTCTACTAATGTAGTTGAACTCAACTGTATTTCAGATTAAGCTAGATCATCATCCACAGAATTCTTTGGGTGGTGAAAGATTAGTCATTATTACCTGCTGCAAACTGACCATTTTGGCACCCCAGCAAGGCGAGCATGAAGAGCATCTTGAACATCTTTGCGGTTGAGATAGTTCACTGTTTCATCCTCCACACAAACATCAATATTCTCGGTAACTTGCTGCATTAAATTTATCAAACTAGTTTGAGGGCAAGGTTACGAAGATAACGAACAAGGGAGGAAGATGAGAAATCATGACTTCGCATTGATTTAATCAGTGCAAAGTGGTTTCGAACTTACTTGAGGACTTAGAACCTTGGATTGCGACAGAACTGATGATATGCAGACATCAAGCGTGACATCATATTTGTCGACAAATCTACTTGTTTCTTGGGTCACTTGGCCCATCACTCGTGCACAAACTGCACTCAATGAGCCTCTGTAGTACTCGCTTACGTATCGAGAGTAGTTACAAGCCAACGTGAAGATTCTATACGTTGAGTCTGATATCAATCCATGGGACCAGAAGAATTCTGCTCTTGAATTGAAGTCAGTGGAGAACTCAAGAACTGGATTGCCCAGCTGCCAGGTACAtcgagaaaaaggaaaaattggCTGAATTTAAGCATAGCAATGATATAGGTCATTCAATTATCTTTTCCAAACAATGAAACAATTGCCtgaaatctatcatttcttctATTACTTACCGCAGCTCCTTTGAGATTGAAgatatttttcttcttgttgaatttaaccaTGAGTTCTGCAAGCTGAGGAACATAATGACCTGATAGAAAATAACAAATGAAGTCATGAAAATTTATTACAGCCATCACAGGGGTGAGAGCAGAGAGCAATGGTATTCTACCTGCATAGCTTTCTCCTGTGATGTAGAGGTCCCTGACCTTGTACTGTGGGAACTTGGAGAACCAGCGCAGCAAGAACACTAGATTATCCCTAGCTTCAGGAACCAAAACAAGCCATAGTTTCAGAGGCTCCCAtgttcttcaactttttaagtcactctaaaaataaaagactcaatttaaaattctgttgCACAGATCTGTGAAATTAATGCTAAATTTAATAAACCTTTTTTGGTGAGTAAATGATGGGCGGAGCCATCCATCTATCTTCTTTTTCATTAGGCTACAGAAAGAGGTTTTAATTACTTTaaaagcttaaaaaaaaaaaaagatgagtaGCATAGACTTTGTTCATGTCTGTGGACAACATGGAGAAGCTCAATATAATCAACTCCCAACAGAAGGGAGAGAGCAGGTCTCCATGGATCTCTTGAACATTTTGTTCAGATCTGCACAAGTAGAGATAGACATTGAAATAAATGATAAGTGTCATGGATGAGTAAAAGCAAACTCACCTGTCATCTTATCATCCACACCTTCATAGCAGGAAGTATCATTGGCATAAGAGAAGCCAACTCCAGCTGGGGTCTCTAAATACAACATATTGGCCTCTGCAAATCACAGTAAAAGTCCATTCCTTTCCTCCCCAAACTTGGAATAACAAATAAGAGAGACCATGATGTTACCTTTGTTCCAGCTATACTCATTCCTCACAAGCACCTGTTCACTTGGCCTAAAAGGCCCGTTCTCAGAGAATGCCCCAACCCCAACAGAGGAGCAACCTGGGCCTTTAAAgatgtggaaaaaaaaaaacattagtaAGTGAAAAGAAGGAACTTTGAACTCTGCACCAAAAAAAgatgttgaaaataaaaaagaaaactttggtAGGTGAAAAGAAGGAACTTTGATCTTTCCTCCCTTTGTCTTCTGCTGTTATCTCAGACACACTCAGAAACCAAGatgttttttccttcttccctttGCACATTCTAAAACTAATGTTTGAAGTTAGCATTACCTCCATTCAACCAGAGGACCAGAGGCTTTGCGGATGGATCTAGCTCAGCTTCAGTAAAGTAGTAGAAGAGAGCCCTCTGCTTCCTGTCATCCACTGTGATGTAGCCTGAGAACTGCTGGAAGTCAACCTGGGGTTGGCCGGGGAGCTTGCTGATCTTATCTTGGAGGGAGAGATTGGATACTAACTCCTTCGAGGAGCATGGTTGGAGTAGAATTGCAGCCATTACAATGGCCTTCCATGCTAGTGTCTGCATGTTTCCAgagccacacacacacacacacacacacacacacacacacagagagagagagagagagaggagattgGTGCTAAGTGGAGACGAAGGGAGGCAATAAATAGCAAGAATTCTACTGTTTCTTTTTTAAACTTTTCTTGTGCAATTAGTTTTGGTACTTAACCCTTTTCAGTTTATGAACAAGCCCCGGGTTGAATGAGAGACTGGGGCTTGTGCATTTGTGCTTCTCCCTCCTTAGGCTGAGCATTAAATGTGGAAGGTgtagaaaaatgaaaaagtaaTGCATCCTAAAGCGAACATGGGACAGTAGCAGTCACAGTACTATAATGTTGTTGTATCTGATCTGATGGCCCCATGGTTATAAAATTGAGGCACCCTTTAACATGTATatgaaaataaatagataattttAGGGTCCCATGATTGTttacaagggaaaaaaaatcttatctgGTTGGAAAGTAGGCTTTCCTGCATCAGTTTCTTTTTCTCTAGTGGTTCAGAGAATTGGTGGAGCATGCACCGGTGTAGGCTTGCAGGCAAGAGGCAGTGGAGTTtttaaatccaaaaaaaatctttgaaaAAGGAAATGATTGATCTGTTCTTTTCTTGTAAGAAACTGACCAAAGGCAAGAGGCTGTCTCTCTTATGGATCTTGTCTAACACCCAAAAAATTAGAATTATTGACTGATTGAAAAATTAATAACTAGATGTACAGCTGATTCTAAGGGGGAGCATTATGATCATATAAATATCAAGAAATTCACTTATTATCCAATTTCCAAAGAGATTCATaggtataatattttattttttgatatgtGCACTCTTCTTTTGTTCTTCTCTCTAGGTAATGATGCAAAAAAAGAGACAAAAAAGGAGTTTCTCTATTAGATAAATGAGCATATGCATCCATTCCCTTTCCAAAACAGGAGCTTGCAGTTATTGCTGATAATATCTTCCAAGAAAGAAGACCCCTTTTCTTATGAAAGTCTTCAAAAAGTGATCTGAAAAGGATGCCACGATTATGCTGTGCCTcaaaggagaggaggagccTTGTTGTCCCCCAAGAACAGCCATCTTCTACTTTAATTTTTCCATCCTACTGCTATTCTTTTTCCCAGCTTATGGGAAATATCTAGGAGATTACTTGATAATAGAGCTCATTACTGTTCCATAGTAAACATGCACGTGTAGATATATATTTGCATCAACAATACTCCAAGGTGACATAATTTGGGGATATTGATGGACATCCCTCAAGTAGatattccctctctctctctctctctctctctctctctctctctctttgattTAAAAGGAGTAGTAAATTTATTGTTTATCAAATTTTGTTTCTAAGTTCCACTGAGATTGCTCCGTTATAACATTTTTATAAGAAAAAGTAAATACTCATATGCGGAAATTTGTCACTGTTATTGTACTAAGTTATCCAAAGTTTTACCTGACAAAAGACATCCTAAAGCATTCCAAAGATTCCAAATTTCTGAGAGGCAATCAATGCAGAAAAATCTCATCATCTTTTAGGTTGGTGATACTGTCATCCATCCTTTCAGCATCTCTATGGAGAGGACTGGAGCGAGGGTTTCTGCAGCACctgttttgtttttgtttggAAATGCTAGCTGGTAGAGAGATAAAGGCCACCATGGCCTCCACAATCTACTTTTGTCTCCTTTCTGTCTATTCCCTTCTTCTCTCTGAAGATGAGAAAATGGCCTGCAAAGGTGGTAGAGGGCTCTGCCCCCCATCAGACGGGAATTCCCTTGGAGCACTAGGCATTTGGGAAAAGCTTTCTGGCTCCCTCCAGCCCTGATGAGGGTCATGCACGCATGTGAAACTTTGGGCTGGGGGAATCTCCAAGCTATCTGGTCCTAATCTCTTCTAGCTTTGTCCTCTCCTGTTAGTTTTGA
Encoded here:
- the LOC103697331 gene encoding serine carboxypeptidase-like 45 isoform X2: MQTLAWKAIVMAAILLQPCSSKELVSNLSLQDKISKLPGQPQVDFQQFSGYITVDDRKQRALFYYFTEAELDPSAKPLVLWLNGGPGCSSVGVGAFSENGPFRPSEQVLVRNEYSWNKEANMLYLETPAGVGFSYANDTSCYEGVDDKMTARDNLVFLLRWFSKFPQYKVRDLYITGESYAGHYVPQLAELMVKFNKKKNIFNLKGAALGNPVLEFSTDFNSRAEFFWSHGLISDSTYRIFTLACNYSRYVSEYYRGSLSAVCARVMGQVTQETSRFVDKYDVTLDVCISSVLSQSKVLSPQQVTENIDVCVEDETVNYLNRKDVQDALHARLAGVPKWSVCSSVLEYELLNLEIPTISVVGSLVRSGIPVLVYSGDQDSVIPLTGSRTLVQRLAKELKLKTTVPYRVWFAGKQVGGWTQVYGDILTFATIRGASHEAPFSQPERSLVLFRAFLQGRPLPETF
- the LOC103697331 gene encoding serine carboxypeptidase-like 45 isoform X1, producing the protein MQTLAWKAIVMAAILLQPCSSKELVSNLSLQDKISKLPGQPQVDFQQFSGYITVDDRKQRALFYYFTEAELDPSAKPLVLWLNGGPGCSSVGVGAFSENGPFRPSEQVLVRNEYSWNKEANMLYLETPAGVGFSYANDTSCYEGVDDKMTARDNLVFLLRWFSKFPQYKVRDLYITGESYAGHYVPQLAELMVKFNKKKNIFNLKGAAPIFPFSRCTWQLGNPVLEFSTDFNSRAEFFWSHGLISDSTYRIFTLACNYSRYVSEYYRGSLSAVCARVMGQVTQETSRFVDKYDVTLDVCISSVLSQSKVLSPQQVTENIDVCVEDETVNYLNRKDVQDALHARLAGVPKWSVCSSVLEYELLNLEIPTISVVGSLVRSGIPVLVYSGDQDSVIPLTGSRTLVQRLAKELKLKTTVPYRVWFAGKQVGGWTQVYGDILTFATIRGASHEAPFSQPERSLVLFRAFLQGRPLPETF